The Acidobacteriota bacterium genome has a segment encoding these proteins:
- the thiS gene encoding sulfur carrier protein ThiS, producing MTLMVNGERFDAEGDGFCVAELLEALELSRERVAVEVNRELVRRSEFSETALHEGDKVEVVRFVGGG from the coding sequence ATGACCCTCATGGTGAACGGCGAGCGCTTCGACGCGGAGGGGGACGGCTTCTGCGTCGCGGAGCTTCTCGAGGCATTGGAGCTTTCCCGCGAGCGCGTGGCCGTGGAAGTGAACCGGGAGCTTGTGCGCCGCTCGGAGTTCAGCGAAACGGCCCTCCACGAGGGCGACAAGGTGGAAGTCGTTCGCTTCGTGGGAGGGGGATGA
- a CDS encoding argininosuccinate synthase gives MPKKKLVLAYSGGLDTSVILKWLIQKGYDVVCFVGNVGQKDDFQAVKRKALRTGASKVCVEDLREEFVTDFIFPALRGNAVYEGRYLLGTSLARPLLAKKQIRIAEQEGARYVSHGATGKGNDQVRFELTYYALNPKIKIVSPWKDPQFLRKFKGRGDLLAYAKKWKIPVKASVKKSYSEDENLMHISHEAGELEDPMYRPPEYVFSVTTSPRKAPNKETVLEIHFRDGTPVKVVNRNTGTVKTKPLDLFLYLNALGSRNGVGRVDMVENRFVGIKSRGIYETPGATILWHAHRDLESVAMDREVLRLRDMLIPRFSQLIYNGFWYSPEMDFLMSAFQKSQEAISGRVILSLYKGNVTTVGRESPTSLYDEKLSSMEVEGGFDATDSTGFINIHAVRLKAHHLVLRKRKPYEWRKKKK, from the coding sequence GTGCCCAAGAAAAAACTCGTTCTCGCCTACAGCGGCGGACTGGACACGTCCGTCATTCTGAAATGGTTGATTCAAAAAGGATACGACGTTGTCTGCTTCGTCGGAAACGTCGGGCAGAAGGACGATTTCCAAGCGGTCAAAAGGAAGGCGCTCCGGACGGGCGCGTCCAAGGTCTGCGTGGAGGACCTGCGCGAGGAGTTCGTCACCGACTTCATTTTCCCCGCGCTTCGGGGCAACGCCGTCTACGAGGGAAGGTACCTGCTCGGGACCTCGCTCGCGCGGCCCCTGCTGGCGAAGAAGCAGATCCGGATCGCCGAGCAGGAGGGGGCGCGCTACGTGTCGCACGGCGCGACAGGCAAGGGCAACGACCAGGTAAGATTCGAGCTCACGTATTACGCCCTCAACCCCAAAATCAAAATCGTCTCCCCCTGGAAGGACCCGCAATTCCTGCGGAAGTTCAAGGGACGGGGCGACCTGCTCGCCTACGCCAAGAAGTGGAAAATCCCCGTCAAGGCCTCGGTGAAAAAATCCTACAGCGAGGACGAGAACCTTATGCACATAAGCCACGAGGCCGGCGAGCTGGAAGACCCGATGTACCGGCCGCCCGAGTACGTCTTCAGCGTCACGACGTCTCCCCGAAAAGCGCCCAACAAGGAGACCGTGCTTGAAATTCACTTCCGGGACGGCACGCCCGTCAAGGTGGTCAACCGGAACACGGGAACCGTCAAGACGAAACCCCTGGACTTGTTCCTCTATCTCAACGCCCTAGGCAGCCGGAACGGCGTCGGCAGGGTGGACATGGTCGAGAACCGCTTCGTCGGCATAAAGTCCCGCGGAATTTACGAAACGCCGGGCGCGACCATCCTATGGCACGCTCACCGCGACCTGGAAAGCGTCGCGATGGACCGCGAGGTCCTGCGCCTCAGGGACATGCTCATACCGCGGTTCTCGCAGTTGATCTATAACGGCTTTTGGTATTCCCCGGAGATGGATTTCCTCATGAGCGCCTTCCAGAAAAGCCAGGAGGCCATCAGCGGACGGGTGATTCTTTCGCTCTACAAGGGAAACGTCACGACCGTCGGCCGGGAGTCGCCCACATCGCTTTACGACGAGAAGCTCTCCAGCATGGAAGTGGAGGGAGGCTTCGACGCGACGGACTCGACAGGCTTCATAAATATCCATGCCGTCCGGCTGAAGGCGCACCACCTGGTGCTGAGAAAGAGAAAACCCTATGAGTGGCGCAAGAAGAAAAAATAG
- a CDS encoding FecR domain-containing protein: MHESTVAAVRKTLGGIWILAVLIAPPVLARHEEGENYARVGVVDGGLYAQFPGEEELQILTRNTPVYPGMYLVTEAESRASIELAEGSTLFLDANTALEVEALGFETSPEAAVVHLDRGGLLVQKARYAGDILVYAGEGQVRLLREGLYRIDAFEEGDVRVTTLEGTAKVSSGADVAYVDAGYRTHFSPFGEVDTPAIFRERADSLVRWARNQGYLEYFYDGDPDYETAVARYGFRGASVRYAYELAAYGTWEYYPVYGSFVWIPRNVPVSWRPYYNGYWRPTPVGYFWASYEPWGWMPYHYGRWVWAADFGWCWVPGRTFAPAWVSWSTYGDTVGWCPLGLYGRPASTYIGFSVGTSYHSGWTFAPAGSFFHVSLPLFSFSYSHISHYVPTSMSTCNVTQIVNVINQNGGGRRPPDNRPPDNRPPHHRPGMEGGKTPPGHGATARRAERGGENAASPARRLWSTERPHQGRTERPGVQSREGARRERLENIDRRMGRTSRPAPSNRQEPKPAQLQPRPERQKARTNQVLPRERGNAGGRERAPERARPQRSPEQRPPAFERIMERSQRFENIRNKMSQRISPPAAPAPSARQNRSASRPVQPPPQARPDDRNVQQRSNTHNSYGGAGESGRSERPARTVRPARSARPR, encoded by the coding sequence ATGCACGAGTCTACAGTCGCCGCCGTCAGGAAAACGCTGGGGGGGATCTGGATTCTGGCCGTTTTAATCGCGCCGCCCGTCCTGGCGCGCCACGAGGAGGGGGAAAATTACGCCCGCGTGGGTGTCGTCGATGGGGGCCTCTACGCCCAGTTCCCGGGCGAGGAAGAGCTTCAGATTCTCACGCGAAACACCCCCGTCTATCCCGGCATGTACCTCGTGACTGAGGCCGAAAGCCGCGCCTCCATCGAGCTTGCCGAGGGCTCGACGCTCTTCCTCGACGCGAACACGGCGCTCGAGGTGGAGGCGCTCGGCTTTGAGACGTCTCCCGAGGCGGCCGTCGTGCATCTCGACCGGGGCGGCCTTCTCGTCCAGAAGGCGCGCTACGCGGGCGACATCCTGGTCTATGCAGGCGAAGGACAGGTGCGCCTACTGCGCGAGGGTCTCTACCGAATTGACGCCTTCGAGGAGGGCGACGTCCGCGTCACGACGCTCGAGGGCACGGCCAAGGTGTCGAGCGGCGCCGACGTCGCCTACGTGGACGCGGGCTACCGCACGCACTTTTCGCCCTTCGGCGAGGTCGATACGCCGGCCATCTTCCGCGAGCGCGCGGATTCCCTCGTCCGCTGGGCGCGCAATCAGGGCTATCTCGAATACTTCTACGACGGGGACCCGGACTACGAGACGGCCGTCGCGCGCTACGGCTTCCGGGGCGCCTCGGTCCGCTATGCGTACGAGCTCGCCGCCTACGGGACGTGGGAATACTATCCCGTGTACGGCTCCTTCGTCTGGATTCCCAGGAACGTGCCCGTCTCGTGGCGGCCCTATTACAACGGCTACTGGCGCCCCACGCCGGTGGGCTATTTCTGGGCTTCCTACGAGCCGTGGGGCTGGATGCCCTACCACTACGGGCGCTGGGTGTGGGCGGCGGACTTCGGTTGGTGCTGGGTGCCGGGGCGCACGTTCGCTCCCGCGTGGGTCTCATGGAGCACGTACGGCGACACCGTCGGCTGGTGCCCGCTCGGCCTCTACGGCCGACCGGCGAGCACCTACATCGGTTTTTCCGTGGGCACGAGTTATCACTCGGGCTGGACGTTCGCGCCCGCGGGGAGTTTTTTCCACGTCAGTCTTCCCCTCTTCTCGTTTTCCTACAGCCACATCAGCCACTACGTCCCTACTTCGATGTCCACCTGCAACGTGACGCAGATTGTGAACGTCATAAACCAAAACGGCGGAGGCCGCCGCCCGCCCGACAACCGGCCTCCGGATAACCGCCCGCCGCACCATCGGCCCGGCATGGAAGGCGGAAAAACCCCGCCCGGGCACGGTGCAACAGCCCGCCGCGCCGAAAGGGGCGGCGAAAATGCAGCGAGCCCCGCCCGCCGCCTATGGTCTACCGAGCGGCCTCATCAAGGCCGCACGGAGCGCCCCGGCGTGCAATCGCGCGAGGGCGCGCGACGCGAGCGTCTGGAAAATATCGACAGGCGCATGGGGCGCACATCGCGACCCGCACCCTCGAACAGGCAAGAGCCGAAGCCCGCGCAATTGCAGCCGCGCCCTGAAAGACAGAAAGCGCGCACGAATCAAGTGCTTCCAAGGGAACGCGGGAATGCGGGCGGGCGCGAGCGCGCGCCCGAGCGGGCGCGTCCGCAACGGTCGCCGGAGCAGCGGCCTCCCGCGTTCGAGCGCATCATGGAACGCTCCCAGCGCTTCGAGAACATACGAAACAAGATGTCTCAAAGGATTTCGCCTCCCGCCGCGCCGGCGCCCTCCGCCCGCCAGAACCGCTCCGCCTCGCGCCCCGTCCAGCCCCCGCCGCAGGCGCGCCCCGACGACCGAAACGTCCAGCAGCGCTCGAACACCCATAACAGCTACGGCGGCGCGGGGGAAAGCGGCCGGTCCGAGCGCCCCGCACGCACGGTGCGGCCCGCGAGATCCGCACGGCCGAGGTAG
- a CDS encoding ABC transporter ATP-binding protein, with amino-acid sequence MNVVVRIEDLSKEYRRDSQRIPVLEKISLRVEEGDFMALMGPSGSGKTTLLNLLAGIDRPTSGVLEVAGINLAGLREGDLARWRARHIGFIFQLYNLLPVLTAYENVEIPLLLTKLSRKERRRHVETALDIVGLSDRRDHYPRQLSGGQEQRVAIARALVTDPTLLLADEPTGDLDARSAEEILTLLERLNEEHKKTIVLVTHDPRAAKRGKTLRYLDKGVLTDPPAGLLAG; translated from the coding sequence ATGAACGTCGTCGTCCGCATTGAAGACCTCTCGAAGGAGTACCGCCGCGATTCGCAGCGCATTCCGGTGCTGGAAAAAATTTCCCTCCGCGTCGAGGAGGGCGATTTCATGGCGCTTATGGGGCCGTCGGGCTCCGGAAAGACTACCCTTTTGAATCTTCTGGCCGGCATTGACCGCCCCACCTCGGGCGTGCTCGAAGTGGCGGGGATTAATCTTGCCGGGCTGCGCGAGGGCGACCTGGCGCGCTGGCGGGCGCGGCACATCGGCTTCATCTTTCAGCTTTACAATCTTCTGCCCGTCCTCACGGCCTACGAGAACGTCGAGATCCCGCTCCTTTTGACGAAGCTTTCCAGGAAGGAGCGCCGCCGGCACGTCGAAACCGCCCTCGACATCGTGGGCCTCTCGGATCGCCGCGATCATTACCCGCGCCAGCTCTCCGGCGGCCAGGAACAGCGGGTGGCCATCGCCCGCGCTCTCGTCACCGATCCGACGCTCCTTTTGGCCGACGAGCCCACGGGGGACCTGGACGCCCGAAGCGCGGAAGAAATTCTCACGCTGCTCGAACGCCTCAACGAGGAGCACAAGAAAACCATCGTCCTTGTCACCCATGACCCGCGCGCCGCAAAACGCGGCAAGACGCTTCGCTATCTCGACAAGGGCGTCCTCACCGACCCGCCCGCGGGACTGCTTGCCGGATAG
- a CDS encoding thiazole synthase, with protein MKGPLKIGGRTFRSRLILGTGKYENFRIMQEAHEASGTELVTVAVRRIDLADRGKESIWSYIDTKKISLLPNTAGCYTVDEAIRTARMARELCETDFIKLEVIGDEKTLLPDTAGLLEATRVLVKDKFVVMPYTNDDPIVAKKLEEAGASCVMPLAAPIGSGMGVQNRLHLGFLLEQAGVPVIVDAGVGTASDAAIAMELGSDGVLMNTAVACAKDPLKMACAMKLAVESGRLAYESGRIPRKRYASASSPETGLIE; from the coding sequence GTGAAAGGCCCCTTAAAAATCGGAGGGCGCACGTTCCGGTCGCGCCTCATCCTCGGCACCGGCAAGTACGAAAACTTCCGCATCATGCAGGAAGCACACGAGGCGTCGGGAACCGAGCTCGTGACGGTCGCCGTGCGGCGCATCGACCTGGCCGACCGGGGGAAGGAATCCATCTGGAGCTACATCGACACGAAAAAAATCTCTCTCCTTCCCAACACCGCCGGCTGCTATACCGTCGACGAGGCCATCCGCACGGCTCGCATGGCGCGCGAGTTGTGCGAAACCGATTTCATCAAGCTCGAGGTCATCGGCGACGAGAAGACCCTTCTCCCCGACACCGCGGGGCTGCTGGAAGCGACGCGCGTTCTGGTCAAGGACAAATTCGTGGTCATGCCCTACACGAACGACGACCCCATCGTGGCCAAGAAACTGGAGGAGGCAGGCGCCTCGTGCGTGATGCCGCTCGCCGCCCCCATCGGCTCGGGGATGGGCGTCCAGAACCGCCTTCACCTGGGCTTCCTCTTGGAGCAGGCGGGCGTTCCCGTCATTGTGGACGCGGGCGTGGGCACGGCCTCTGACGCCGCGATCGCCATGGAGCTGGGCTCGGACGGCGTGCTCATGAACACGGCCGTCGCGTGCGCGAAGGATCCCCTCAAGATGGCGTGCGCCATGAAGCTCGCCGTCGAGTCGGGCCGCCTTGCGTACGAATCAGGAAGAATCCCCAGGAAACGCTACGCCTCGGCCTCAAGCCCCGAAACGGGACTCATCGAGTAA
- the argH gene encoding argininosuccinate lyase, protein MSGARRKNRRAARGRKASPSAPLRTRLWDKGAALDPEAERFTVGEDYLLDRKLVQYDCLASIAHARALGKAGLLKTTEVRRLTRELNRIIALDRKGKFKISRSEEDCHTAIENHLTRRLGEAGKKIHTARSRNDQVLTALRLYCKEELGDCRKLAQALVQSLRGFVKKYGRVKFPGYTHTRKAMPSSVAMWAGAFVDSMKDNLKLVNAVLGLMDQSPLGTGAGCGVPLRIDRQRTAKLLGFKRVQQNPVYAQMSRGKFEATLLHALGQIMFDLNKISSDLILFSMPELGYFEIPREFCTGSSMMPQKKNPDVLELLRAKYHAVVSCEFYVKSVTGNLPSGYNRDVQLTKEPTMRGLEIAKESLSVASRLVKKLRVNKENCRKALTEEIYATEKAYRLVRKGVPFREAYREVARRY, encoded by the coding sequence ATGAGTGGCGCAAGAAGAAAAAATAGGCGCGCCGCGCGGGGCCGGAAGGCAAGCCCTTCGGCTCCGCTCAGGACAAGGCTCTGGGACAAAGGGGCCGCGCTTGACCCCGAAGCGGAGCGCTTCACCGTGGGAGAGGATTATCTTCTTGACCGGAAGCTCGTGCAGTACGACTGCCTTGCCTCGATCGCCCACGCCCGGGCGCTCGGCAAGGCGGGCCTGCTGAAGACGACGGAAGTCCGGCGGCTCACCCGGGAGTTGAACCGCATCATCGCGCTCGACAGGAAGGGAAAATTCAAGATCTCACGCTCGGAGGAGGACTGCCACACGGCCATCGAGAACCATCTCACGAGGCGGCTGGGCGAGGCGGGAAAAAAGATTCACACCGCCCGGTCGAGAAACGACCAGGTGCTCACGGCGCTGCGGCTGTATTGCAAGGAGGAGCTTGGAGATTGCAGGAAGCTCGCGCAAGCGCTCGTGCAGAGCCTCCGGGGGTTCGTGAAAAAATACGGCAGGGTGAAATTCCCCGGCTACACGCACACGAGGAAAGCCATGCCTTCCTCCGTCGCCATGTGGGCCGGCGCCTTCGTCGATTCGATGAAGGACAATTTGAAGCTCGTGAACGCGGTGCTCGGGCTGATGGATCAGTCCCCGCTGGGCACCGGCGCCGGGTGCGGCGTGCCGCTCAGAATCGACCGGCAGCGCACGGCGAAGCTTCTCGGCTTCAAGCGCGTGCAGCAGAATCCGGTTTACGCGCAGATGAGCCGCGGTAAATTCGAGGCGACGCTCCTTCACGCGCTGGGCCAGATCATGTTCGACCTGAACAAAATTTCTTCCGACCTCATCCTGTTCAGCATGCCGGAGCTCGGCTATTTCGAGATACCAAGGGAATTCTGCACCGGGAGTTCCATGATGCCCCAGAAGAAGAATCCCGACGTTCTGGAGCTCCTGCGGGCGAAATACCACGCGGTCGTCTCGTGCGAGTTTTACGTCAAGAGCGTAACGGGAAATCTTCCTTCCGGCTACAACCGCGACGTGCAGCTCACTAAGGAGCCGACGATGCGGGGACTGGAGATTGCGAAGGAAAGCCTATCCGTCGCGTCGCGGCTCGTTAAGAAACTGCGCGTCAACAAGGAGAATTGCCGAAAAGCGCTGACGGAGGAGATTTACGCGACGGAGAAGGCGTACCGGCTCGTCAGAAAGGGCGTGCCGTTCCGCGAGGCGTACCGGGAGGTGGCGAGAAGGTATTAG
- a CDS encoding tetratricopeptide repeat protein, giving the protein MLRVKCFIAVLGAALLLAAALWAQECKEDYGATQMNYAAAVRLMSAGKFKEAIPHWKCCLDYNQRWGEGWSALGDCYLKLKSPENALKCYSNARKSGHESLSMLTNLIGIYHQKGEGAKAKELLEKVDPANFPVEERVGFYALRGKLHFDNKRYGAAAESYKQACRLEKTAKNSYMAGLSLSLDNDPDAAFPFLKDAVSLDSKNHDAKYRLADIYVDKARREKNSSHYAEAAKLASTLTKIKPDEAKYFRLLGEAQIGSKQFDSAIASLKKAASLDPDHCLAKHNLGRAYNFKKDWNSAVRTLTSASKCDPNDHRILRDLGWAYENKFKKEEDADALAQATIAYKRVNQIRPGVAAADMARVEALGVNLEADLADQAAADRERRYEAERKRLLKLIKVTEPRRTTSKVGGATLTYIFATVNNESDTLLNAFIDVRFLNASGAEMQRVRKEIKGLQPKSSRPLNVEVDGVEDAADYQVIVANVQFEFSG; this is encoded by the coding sequence ATGCTGAGAGTTAAATGTTTTATTGCGGTACTGGGCGCGGCCCTTCTTCTTGCGGCGGCGCTTTGGGCGCAGGAGTGCAAGGAAGACTACGGGGCGACGCAAATGAATTACGCCGCCGCCGTCCGGCTCATGAGCGCCGGCAAGTTCAAGGAGGCCATCCCGCACTGGAAGTGCTGCTTGGATTACAACCAGCGGTGGGGCGAGGGCTGGAGCGCGCTGGGAGACTGCTACCTGAAGCTTAAGAGTCCCGAAAACGCCCTGAAGTGCTACTCCAACGCCCGCAAAAGCGGCCACGAGTCGCTTTCCATGCTCACGAACCTCATCGGCATCTATCACCAGAAGGGCGAGGGCGCAAAGGCAAAGGAGCTTCTTGAAAAGGTGGATCCGGCGAATTTTCCGGTGGAGGAGCGCGTCGGATTTTACGCGTTGCGCGGCAAGCTCCATTTCGACAACAAGCGCTACGGCGCCGCGGCCGAAAGCTACAAGCAGGCCTGCAGGCTCGAAAAGACCGCCAAGAACTCCTACATGGCAGGCCTTTCTCTTTCGCTGGACAATGATCCCGACGCCGCGTTTCCCTTTTTGAAAGACGCCGTCTCGCTCGATTCAAAGAACCATGACGCCAAGTACCGCCTGGCCGATATCTACGTCGACAAGGCCCGCCGCGAGAAAAACTCCTCGCACTACGCCGAGGCCGCCAAGCTCGCCTCCACGCTCACGAAGATAAAACCCGACGAGGCCAAGTATTTCCGCCTCCTGGGAGAAGCGCAGATTGGCTCGAAACAGTTCGACTCGGCCATTGCCTCGCTCAAGAAGGCCGCCTCCCTCGACCCGGATCACTGCCTTGCGAAGCACAACCTCGGACGCGCCTACAACTTCAAAAAGGATTGGAACAGCGCCGTCAGGACGCTTACGAGCGCCTCGAAATGCGATCCCAACGACCACCGCATCCTTCGCGACCTGGGCTGGGCGTACGAGAACAAGTTCAAGAAGGAGGAGGATGCCGACGCTCTGGCCCAGGCAACCATCGCCTACAAGCGGGTCAACCAGATTCGGCCCGGTGTCGCCGCCGCGGACATGGCGCGCGTGGAAGCATTGGGAGTTAACCTCGAGGCGGACCTCGCCGACCAGGCGGCTGCCGATCGCGAGAGGCGCTACGAGGCCGAGCGCAAGCGCCTCCTGAAGCTCATCAAGGTCACCGAGCCCCGCCGCACGACTTCCAAGGTGGGCGGTGCGACCCTTACCTACATATTCGCTACGGTGAACAACGAAAGCGACACCCTCCTCAACGCCTTCATAGATGTGCGCTTCCTCAACGCTTCGGGTGCCGAGATGCAGAGGGTGCGCAAAGAGATCAAGGGCCTTCAACCCAAAAGCAGCCGGCCTCTCAACGTGGAAGTCGACGGCGTCGAAGACGCGGCCGATTACCAGGTCATCGTAGCGAACGTCCAGTTCGAGTTTTCGGGATAA
- a CDS encoding sulfatase, producing MPNLGLRLQGASAFLLVLATFSTTACQARNVSIHSLEAHPSVVLITIDTLRADHLSGYGYTIPTSPNLDAFMAKGVQFTNAFSPAPCTAPSHASIMTGLYPSFHSVGAYNGIYALSSETETLAEIAGRNGCTTAAIVSNPVLSKALGLNQGFQSYDDHLDGKELNRPDKEQYANTAVDKALAKMEEFTSDAFFLWLHLHDPHGPYVPPESWDGFRDRDYADAQFALPVGEDHSGYRAIPAYQVYYDVRRYGDYVRRYDSEIAFADHELSRLFDALERTGRLASTMVIVTADHGEAFGEDGFYFAHSHSVGTDQVHVPLLMVGPGIPEGRVVSEPVSTRAVFATVLDFLGVPSPARGWADSLLPLAKGEESRKAQAVYVESLNQVGIVFRHGFLRRDRRPKDDAEFWAAPNPASGSFWKPLGEQYFRLSEPAELSHKDNLERLAEMLSVFDEKAKAFATRIRDGEEVRYSQEQVRALQALGYAR from the coding sequence ATGCCGAACCTCGGATTGCGACTCCAAGGCGCTTCTGCGTTTCTGTTGGTTCTCGCCACGTTCAGCACAACCGCTTGCCAGGCCAGGAATGTGAGCATACATTCCCTGGAGGCCCACCCATCCGTCGTCCTTATCACGATCGATACATTAAGAGCAGATCATCTCTCCGGATACGGTTACACCATCCCCACGTCGCCGAATCTCGACGCCTTCATGGCGAAGGGCGTGCAGTTCACGAACGCGTTCTCTCCCGCGCCGTGTACGGCACCGTCACATGCATCTATCATGACGGGGCTGTATCCGAGCTTTCACTCCGTGGGTGCCTACAACGGCATTTACGCGCTTTCTTCGGAAACCGAGACACTGGCGGAAATTGCCGGCCGGAACGGTTGCACCACCGCGGCGATTGTCAGCAACCCGGTTTTGTCCAAGGCGTTGGGTTTGAATCAAGGATTCCAGAGCTACGATGATCATCTCGACGGCAAGGAACTCAACCGCCCCGACAAGGAACAATACGCGAACACGGCGGTGGACAAGGCCTTGGCCAAGATGGAAGAATTCACTTCCGATGCGTTTTTTCTCTGGCTTCATCTTCATGACCCGCACGGACCCTATGTGCCGCCTGAGTCATGGGACGGATTCCGCGACCGCGATTATGCCGATGCTCAATTTGCCCTGCCCGTGGGCGAGGACCACTCCGGCTATCGAGCCATCCCAGCCTATCAGGTCTATTATGACGTTCGGCGCTACGGGGATTACGTGAGACGGTACGACTCGGAAATCGCTTTCGCGGACCATGAGCTGTCCCGCCTGTTCGACGCCCTCGAACGGACGGGCCGGCTTGCAAGCACCATGGTCATCGTGACCGCGGACCATGGCGAGGCCTTTGGAGAAGACGGGTTTTACTTTGCCCACAGTCATTCCGTGGGAACGGATCAAGTGCATGTCCCCCTCCTCATGGTCGGGCCGGGCATTCCGGAGGGGCGCGTGGTTTCCGAGCCGGTCTCGACGCGGGCTGTCTTCGCTACCGTTTTGGACTTTCTCGGAGTCCCTTCGCCTGCCCGGGGTTGGGCGGACAGCCTTCTTCCCCTGGCGAAGGGAGAGGAAAGCCGGAAAGCCCAGGCAGTCTACGTGGAAAGCCTGAACCAAGTAGGAATTGTTTTTCGGCACGGTTTCTTGCGGCGCGACCGTCGCCCGAAGGACGACGCGGAATTCTGGGCCGCTCCAAATCCCGCCAGCGGCAGCTTCTGGAAGCCCTTGGGCGAGCAATATTTCCGGCTTTCTGAGCCGGCAGAGCTATCTCACAAAGACAATCTTGAACGTTTGGCGGAGATGCTTTCTGTGTTCGACGAGAAGGCGAAGGCATTTGCCACTCGCATCCGCGACGGGGAAGAGGTGCGGTATTCTCAAGAACAAGTTCGTGCTTTGCAGGCTCTGGGATATGCGCGATAG